One stretch of Ipomoea triloba cultivar NCNSP0323 chromosome 8, ASM357664v1 DNA includes these proteins:
- the LOC116027744 gene encoding protein TIFY 9-like — translation MSRSSAAAPVELDFFRLEKEAAAKPPPPSKLFDRRRSFRAISKINPELLKNVIATASASCASTSDLAAPKPSSYLSSPSSKEDQLLSPSMESTPLTVFYNGTVAVFDVHPLQAENILRLAHEGISQTSDSAHSIGVDKLSGDMPLHRRMSLQRFLLKRKERCIMAAPYAYPSNSAFGN, via the exons ATGTCGAGATCATCTGCAGCAGCGCCCGTGGAACTCGATTTCTTCCGTCTGGAGAAAGAGGCCGCCGCAAAGCCTCCTCCGCCTTCCAAGCTCTTCGATCGCCGGAGAAGCTTCCGTG CCATTTCAAAAATTAATCCGGAGCTTCTTAAGAATGTGATTGCTACTGCCTCCGCCAGTTGTGCATCCACCAGTGATTTGGCTGCTCCAAAGCCCTCCTCCTATCTTTCTTCACCTTCTTCCAAGGAGGATCAGCTTCTCTCTCCTTCCATGGAGTCTACTCCCTTGACTGTTTTCTACAATGGAACTGTCGCCGTTTTTGACGTCCATCCGCTCCAG GCGGAGAATATTCTGAGACTTGCTCATGAAGGCATCTCCCAAACTTCAGACTCCGCTCATTCCATCGGCGTGGATAAGCTTAGCGGAG ATATGCCATTACACAGAAGGATGTCACTGCAAAGGTTTTTACTCAAGCGGAAAGAGAG GTGCATAATGGCGGCGCCCTATGCTTATCCTTCCAACTCCGCGTTTGGAAACTGA